ttatttaattttttatatattttcttcatcattttccttttttttttttttttttttatatttactgAATTTTCATTTGTTACACAAGTTGATCCAATTGTTCCTTTAATAGAAGAATTATCACTCTCAAAATTACTctcatttttcatattttgtACTAAATTATTCAGattatttgaaatatttatattttttttttttttttcttctttctcAATAAATCGTTTTTGTCTTTCATAAAAATGCTTTTCATCATAATTATCAAAATCTGATTCATCATCATAAATCTTACAATTACTTCCTAAATCTTTTTCATGAAAACTTTCTTCATTCGTATCACTAATTATCTCTATATCTTCCtgtgttatttttaaaactttCTTTGGTTCTTTAACTATTTTCTTAAGattaataacatttttatcGATATCATAATAATCATgagttttataatttttcatttttaacttttttaatatatctaaTTCATGAATATTATTACAACATtctttacataaatattctACACAATCTTTGCAGTATATTACGGCTTCATTATATGAACAAATATTacaaatatatgaatatttatttaaatcatcaATTTGCTCATCTATataattatactttttacttgatatcaataatttttttaaattttcatttttcaagCAATCACTATTTAAAGTATCATTTAATTGTATtgccattttttttatatattcttctttaatttcattgtttttattttgtgTATCTTTATCtgaattaaagaaaatagtaTGAACATTTAAAACATCAGAAGAAATTAAACCTATTTTTGTTAATACTTCAATTGTTTCTATGGTAAGTTTATTTTTGATATCACATAAAAAGCATGTAATATAGcctaatttttcttttttaaatacaccATCTATTTTATCATCATTAATAGCTTTTTTCGTATCTTTAGGATTAATAAAACATTCATTTATGTTATGATTTTCTAATatgtttacttttttttcttttgagcattttttcaaaattttctcATATTTTTCTTGTAATTGTAAACTAGCACACACAAGGCACATTAAATGCTTGCAAGATAAAACTAAAACATCATCCACTGTTCTGCTGCAACTAATGCATTTATATGCTCTAAATgtagaaagaaaaaaaaaatttttatttcttttactattaatgtatattttattatatatatttcattaattttaataaaaattttaaaaacttataattaaaaatatttattagatTAGCATATATCTATGTACTCATTtctttgttttatttttttttatttattttgaatttaCTACTTATTATGacttgtatatatatatatatatatatatatatatatatgtatatgaatttactttttattatcaaCTGGGAAAGACTCATTTtcagatatatttttatttaaatttctatcacaatttttatatgtatcataattattttctaaagAATTCGAAGAAATTTCAGTTTTATAATTGGTATCTTCGTCAGTTAAGGAAAATTTATCCATCTTtcatagtttttttttaaattataaaaaaattattgaatgtattttattttatgaattCAAACAAAGAAATatgatattattaaaaatttatgattgtttaaaaaaaaaaaagaaaaaaagaaaaattatgtctttttttttttttctaatacaaaaataaaaaaaaatgagtaaTTCTGTTACGAGCTTTTGCATTaaacaaatattaaaattttactatATCACAATATCAGAcaattattatgaaaaaaatacacaattattaaaaacaaaaaataaaatgtataatgtatataataagtctattttttttttttttttttaatacgccctaataataaacaaaaaaaaaaaattatggtattaaaagatatattttagtttaaaaattagaataataaaaaaataaaatttatgtattatgAAGTACAGATTTTTACTGAAGGAAACTTAAAAgtgttaaataaaaataaaagcatatcttcttttttttttcccaaACTAAAATATAcgtatttttaataaacaaaaattggTAAATgcacaattaaaaaataaaataaaattgccatttcttttatataaaatgaaatattttttaccctatataaaaaaatagaaaaatattaaaaaaaattgtaatttcaaatgataataatatatatttattaaatattaatattaatttatctaTTAATGTAAAATGGAgacaatattttattttattttaatcacatttatttaattatatttttaaataaagcttaattttttttttttagaaaaaaaatctgTTAGTACCGAAGTATAAACActaaaaaaacttttttatttttgtatttgtATGCTTGTAtagtatttataattttcactaaaattattacttaatatttcatgtttttattagatataatattttcataaaattaattaaaaaaaaattttattttgcttCTTATATCcttaaaatatacattttcaTATCTATTTCTTtgcattatatataattccaATAATATAGTTAtagatatttaaaaaattttatattttgatttCTAGTTTTTAGTCAACACATTTATGTATATTCTCCCActaaatttatttgtttttttaacatttcaatttttttttttttttatattataaattttatatttatcatgATAATTTGAAATTAAGAAATAATGGcagtttaaaaatattttaacaaaTAGACATTATAAAATGTctaatttatatatgcatttaattatttttagtgAAATTTTTCTGTGAACTGAAATATATGTAGAAAATAAATGTTCTTATTCATGTGTATATTaggaaaaaatttatatataatagtatattatttttaaatttcttacCAAAAGTTATTTAAGCtttcattaatataaaaatttttaaaatatctataaataataaagaaatcaTTGATAGATATATGTAAAAAGAATAtccaatttttttcttttttttttctttttttattttattaaatgtgcaatcaaataatttttattttgtttaaataactttgcaacatttttttttttttcttctactCTCTCATTTGTTGATTTATTTGcctatttttgttatttcatttttgtttgtatttattattttttctttgtaaTAATTCGTTTTTTCTACGTAGTAcgattaaaatatatatatatattattatttagtaCACATCATtgactaaaaaaaaattctatattTGTAAATAGCATGTTagtatatgaaaaaataaagcaaaaacaatatgtattttttctgtttaactattaattctattttaaaattttactttttttgtaataataaattaaaaaaaaaaaatggtatTATCAAAATTTGAAATGCATTTCTGTGCTTTAGTTCTTTTTACATAGTAAATAATTGCATACtgtactttttttaaatcattttcctcttaatttttttttttttagttatcaaaaatttttaaaaagtaggGAATTAGATTAGAACTaagtaaattattaataaaaatattaaatgctATGATAGAAAATTGTAGaaaaacattaaaataaaacaaaaaaaaagtatatgaAAAGTCattcaaatataaaaaaagaaatggataatagaaaatattctaataaaaatgatataaataagtaTGAAGACAATTctcttcaaaaaaataaagaaatgaGTGAAAAAAATGACAGTAGCTTATTAACAATATATTCCTTTATAAGCAGCTACGTATTAAGGGAAGAATCAAATtatgatgaaaatgataataaatatatattattagaaAATCAAGAAttacaaaatgaaaatgatctGAAGAAAGTAAATGTTGGCTACTATAAtgagaaaatatataataaatgtgAAGGTGAAAGTGAGAGTGAAAATGAAAgtgaagatgaagatgaagatgaagatgatgaaaatgaaaattatgaaaaagataaaatggAACGAAAATtggagataaaaaaaaaaaataaggagaaaaaaaatttgactATACAAAATGGATTTACTTCCTGTAATAAAGagaaatacataaaaaaaaataggaaaaaagagaaaggagaaaaaaaaaatgtatatgaAAGTAAGAATAATGAACTTTATAGCAACagtaatattaaaaagaaaatgaagaatttatccaaatattttatgttatcaatagataatataaatgaagaggaaaacatttttaaagATGAAAAACAACTGTCAAAGCAAATGTCTTATTATAATGACGCGTATTATTATACATCTGAAATGATTTATAAAGataatagaaaaaacaaagaaaaatttgCATTATATCTAAGattaatatctttatttgttaatataataataggaatttatctaataattcattttccACATACTAATAGTCAATTAGAAAtgaatttttcaaataaatacATAAGAGAACATGAAAAGCTGAAAGAAATTATTAGAAATAGTatagaattaaataaagataataataaatatatggaTGATGTGCATTTAAACtctaatatattaatagatgaagatgaaaaatCGAGAAATAGAAATGCTTTTTTAAGCATTCTTTTTAggaataataaagaaatagaCGACAgagatattaataataataataatgaaaataacaataataagaTAAATGCAATAAAGACgacatatttaaataaaactaaTGATACTACAATAAATAAAGGTAAATATTctgatataaatgaaaatgacgTAAATAATTTGATTAAAGAAATAGATATTGTTAACTTAATTgatgatgaaaatattatgaatttcatttattctgaaatgaataaaatatataaatatgctatttattccttttttgGAGAATTATTAGTAATATCAATAAttgtattttctttatttatattaaaaattttcataaaagataataataaattcagTGTTATCTTAACTTTATATGggattttatataaaatattttgttatttttttgctcattatgttttatttatgggaatatatattttatctatttattataatatatatatacatagagatatatatgaaaatagttttaattttttttgttatcattacgtatataataatttacataTACATTTACTTATGTTATTTTATGCATTTCAAAACATAATCTTTACTATTAATGATACATTTAACTGTATACGAATGatgtttattataataaagcatatcatcataaaaatatatgaaaaaataacatgtaaaagttttattacgttttatgaattaaaagaagataaatCTTTCTTATCTATAAATTGTTTTAACAAGatcaaaaataaatgtaatatATATGGTAAATGCtgtaaagataaaaattgtGTAGAAATAGATATTGATGAAGTGCACGAGTTAGAATATGATAAAAGCAACATCCCATTTACTAATTCAAAAGAAAAGTCTTATTGTAAAAATTTAGATATTAAGACATATGAACAATCATTATTAAATATGCGTAATCCTATATTTAAgtaacaaatttttttttttttaaggattgatattacaaaaaatatatattttttaatttttaagataattttcttatttaaaattctaaaattcagaatttaatattattctctgcaaaaaaattttaatttttttttgttcattttttttttcttttttgttagTTTTCGtttcaaaataaatattctttatattttacataattattatatgtactattttttttaattctatttcAATGAAtttatcattaaaatatttatttgcatagtatttattttattattatttttttttttttcaaaagttTTATTAAAGACTGTATGcaataaatttaatacaagcaatagtaaataaaattttgtagtatttattttgaaaaaataaagtaaaataaaattaaaataaaattatttgatatTCTTAAGaagttttttaattttttaatttgctATACATTATGgagtaaaaaaagaaaaaaaaaaaaaaagctacaaaaataatttcgataaaaaaaaaggaaataatgttattattaaaagtccaattttttaatgctaatttttttatatttatgtaaaaataaaaaactattaaggatgaattattatttattttcagtTTAATATGCAAAAAATACACACATGagaaatattgaaaaaaaaaaattttactgcaaaagtagtaaaatatatgaagtactttaattattctaatatttacatttgcttttatttaaaataatcacacaaaatttttttttccttttttttttcaagtgtctatattttattttatgaagaCATtacttgtttttattatttgatgaATAACAAAGAATTGTTTATAATTCATTCTTAaagagttttttttttgagtttGACAAGAaaatggaaaataaaaataatatagaaaatataaacttGATCAAAGAGACAATGTTTGGACTTCCTAATAgtgttattttaaaaacaatacataataatgtaaatctaaaaaattataaaattagaaaagaAGCTGTTCAAACATTAAGTAAGTGTTTATCtatgtttattttatatataactgATGGAGCATTAGAACATtgtgaaaatgaaaaaagatcAACTATTTTTACTCGCGACATTTTAAACTCCTTAGATGATTCCCTATTTCTTGAAATACATGATGAATTAAGAAAACAGATATCTATtcaagaagaaaaaaataaaatggaaAATTCTAAAGAAAATGAGAAAATCGAAGAAACAAATAAGAACAATGAAAACAATACACAAATTAATGCGAGAGAACAAAATAAAGACGATTTTGATATATTGCTGCAAGCgttagaataaaaaaaaaaggaacatacatatatacatataatatttcttaaaattgataatatcctttttaatattctttaaattttgtttttttgttttttaacgtcattaaaaatattaagtattttatttatcttataatttttaagttatgaacatttgaaatattttgaaactaaattatttttttaataaaattttcattattaaaaataattcattatttgGTGTTAAAATTTAaggtaaaaataatttttttttttaaaaaataaaaaaatggtacaaaattataaaaaaaatattattaatgtataaactttttatattaaataagaaaataaaatttttatctaaGAATTTTATGtacataaatttatttaaattaataggTGTTCGtagtattaatataataaaacatattttattataataatagaaaatatttataaatatttaaaaatacatttttataaatctGTAGAAAATTTTGCAAAAATgcaaaaacaaaattttagTATCAATgctattaaaattttttataaattttaaaaattatatagatatatatatatatatattcgtatgattaataaaattaaaatattttcaaaattatataatttaaaatctttttttttttttttaaactaaaCTTATGTATTCATCATAACTTTTAATTGTGTAGAaagatttattttcttttctttttgaaaattttctatataatgAATCGATAAATAAAGAGGATAATTTCATATTTGTTATTAAAGGAACTTGGAAATCGGAAGCAAGCCTTCTTATTCTATATCCATTTGAACCAACTTTAGTATGTAGTGCATCTGTTATATTAATAACCATTTCTACTTTATGATTCATAATTAAATCTGTTATATTTGGTTGTAAATTTtcagaatttttattatgtacTTTAATTAGTCTTTGATGAAATTTAGAGccttttttaatagaaaatgaTTCCAGAAATTTTGAATAAAAGTCATATGTTCCTTCTGTTGCATAAATAGTAAATCccattaaaaataacaattgAAATGGTTCTTCAAAAgctaatttattatttaaatttttaatacttATCAAAATGGATTTTTTAGGCAATTTCATACCGGTAGCAATTAAAGATTTCAACAAGgcttcatatttatttaaaccAAAACATGCTACTTCTCCCGTTGATTTCATTTCAACACCTAAAATACAGTCAGAACCATGTAAtctattaaatgaaaatataggAGATTTAATAGCAGTATATTCTAAATCTATTAATGAGATATTAATTGGCTTTACATCATATCCCATTAATATTCTTGTAGCTAGATcgataaaatttaaatttaatgcTTTTGATATAAAAGGAAAGGTTCTTGAAGCTCTTAAATTAcattctattatttttatttcattttggTGGCATATAAATTGTATATTAAATGGTCCtgatatatttaaagatTTCGATATTTTTtctgatatttttttaatttttctatgaGTTTCTACGTATATATTTTGTGCTGGTAATATTAATGTAGCATCTCCTGAGTGTACTCCTGCATTTTCTACATGTTCTGATATAGCATAATTGAtaatttttccatttttgcTAACACAATcaatttctatttctttagCATTTTCAATAAATTTCGAAATAACAACTGGATTATCTTTACTTACAATTGCTGCTTTCATTAAAAAGTTTTTCAATTCCTCAAAACAATTTACAACTCTCATAGCTGCACCTGATAATACATAAGAAGGTCTTACTAAAACAGGGAATTTTACTTCATTAGCAAATTGGATTGCTTTAGATAATTTCGTAAATTTATTCCATTTTGGTTGATCAATTTTTAAAGAGTCACATAGATGAGAAAATTTGTTTCTATTTTCACAGCAATCCACGCTTTTAGCACTTGATCccaatatttttacattatttttgtataaacTAAAAACTAAATTATTGGATGTTTGCCCACCAAAGGCAATTATAACACCATTACTATTTTCAaagttataaataaattttataacttCTGTAGTTATTTCATCAAAATAAAGCCTGTCACTTTCATCATAATCAGTACTTACTGTTTCAGGAttacaatttattaatatagcTTTGTGATTTAATTTTCTGATAGTTTTTACACAATGTATAGCACTCCAGTCAAATTCAACAGAACTTCCAATTCTATAACATCCACATCCTAATAcaataaaacattttttcatttttttttctttttcatctcTTTTATCAATAATCTTAAAACCAATaccattatatttttcattaaatatattttcattttctgaaaataaagaattttcAGAGGCTCTTGATGATAACGAATTATTTGCTTCTTCTTCGTAATCATCATATGAATTATTATCAGATGTATATGAGTAAGTTTCATCGTCATCATCATTATCTTCTTCacttgatttattaaaattatacataGATAATTCAGAATCATATTCACTTCTATCTTCATCTATATCACtaatatttcttctttttttatttttcttttttttttttctttcatttttttttaatttttcattattcgTGTCATTATCATTCAcagataaattatttttctctcCTTTATTATTCAATATGCCATGTTTATGTAATGTATCATTACCCATATCTTCATTGTTTATTAGTTCTTTcatcttatttattttatattcattgtTATAAACTGAGTCAACAATATAGTAAGAATTACTAGCACTTTTATTGGATATATTTTTCTTGGATAAATAAGtttccatatttttatttgctaATTCTTCTTCTGAAGtattaaaattatctaaATATAATTGATCATTCGTAGAATGTGTAGTACCATTAGACATATTTTcgtcattattattattcatcattgaatttctattttttgttttcttacaattttttatgtCACTTATCTTTGCTCCTTTTTCACAATTACTGTCCCCTGCATTCATACTGATTAAATTGTTACTATTTGGTTgtgaattataattattactgtttttttgttttttttctttttctaataattctCCTTTAATTGAGATTTCACACTTCATATTATCATAAGTCCCTTTTTTATCATTGTCTATGTTGTTAATACCAATTCTTGGAATTACATTTTCGTTATTACTTGATTGATTATTTAGAGAATTTTGTCCACTTATTATATTTGTTTCATCAGATCCTATACTCTCttcttttttgtatttattaaaCATATGTTGAGAAGATTCTACAACATAATTGGCATGTTTTTGCTCTTGAATAAAAGGGATATTATTAGATTTCTCCAtagttaaattattatttaaaattttattatcttgatcaatatttatatcatttgtTACATTATTTACATCTTCATAATGAATAGAATGCTTATTATAAATTTGCTTttgtttttccttttctttctCTTGAATTTCATTTCCTTCTTCAGAACATAACATATTTctattcttttctttttttctattcaTTAACATTCTCTTCTTTCTCATATTTAATGGAAGTACATCATGCTCTATTCCTTGATatgttaaatataaataattagtTGATGCGGGAAACTCAGCTGAAAGAGTGTCAATGACTTTAATATGAGGATATAAACCCATGCTTTCTCTATATCTCATTACATCATTTT
The sequence above is drawn from the Plasmodium relictum strain SGS1 genome assembly, chromosome: 14 genome and encodes:
- a CDS encoding tripartite motif protein, putative; the protein is MDKFSLTDEDTNYKTEISSNSLENNYDTYKNCDRNLNKNISENESFPVDNKKAYKCISCSRTVDDVLVLSCKHLMCLVCASLQLQEKYEKILKKCSKEKKVNILENHNINECFINPKDTKKAINDDKIDGVFKKEKLGYITCFLCDIKNKLTIETIEVLTKIGLISSDVLNVHTIFFNSDKDTQNKNNEIKEEYIKKMAIQLNDTLNSDCLKNENLKKLLISSKKYNYIDEQIDDLNKYSYICNICSYNEAVIYCKDCVEYLCKECCNNIHELDILKKLKMKNYKTHDYYDIDKNVINLKKIVKEPKKVLKITQEDIEIISDTNEESFHEKDLGSNCKIYDDESDFDNYDEKHFYERQKRFIEKEEKKKKNINISNNLNNLVQNMKNESNFESDNSSIKGTIGSTCVTNENSVNIKKKKKKRKMMKKIYKKLNNESNILQIKKNKEKGNYLNNDNEKKGDIYCLTSKSEFTGSSDESMYYSNSDKEIGITNIKNILDNNLEKPNENPVNSKDFTSIQNIRCHQHFNYPIHYFCHTCCTKCFCSECAINGTHTNNCNIENINNAFITILNKYLIKWNEIISDLINDLDRNFYESLEDTKNEWSLLLSECYCDLNSKVSYIVNNLSKKEKEIFQQFDSYMENFKKENLEYIDLLYSKYEDIEKTIKMIRDNKFQNNPINIIKFYQKNINFIDKTMLLNNDFKPIENLSKIRESKIFYMDLYASQIMSYLRFLQSFLNQSSLISSS
- a CDS encoding CCAAT-binding transcription factor, putative, whose protein sequence is MENKNNIENINLIKETMFGLPNSVILKTIHNNVNLKNYKIRKEAVQTLSKCLSMFILYITDGALEHCENEKRSTIFTRDILNSLDDSLFLEIHDELRKQISIQEEKNKMENSKENEKIEETNKNNENNTQINAREQNKDDFDILLQALE